The following are from one region of the Kineococcus aurantiacus genome:
- a CDS encoding carbohydrate ABC transporter permease, producing the protein MSTQTISSRTGASRPTRPARPRGVRRKGGGPATAVLLLGALYCLIPVAWVVIASSKAPRELFTTFSFAPGTSLLDNLAALSSYAGGQFWRWAANSLLYAGLGALLSTLVSAMAGYGLAKFRFRGREALFAVVLAGVLVPGIVVAVPQYLLMAAAGLAGTYWSVLLPVIINPFGIFLARVFCAASLPDETLEAARIDGAGETRIFTSIALPMMVQGLVTVFLLQFVGIWNNFLLPFIMLSDQDQYPLTLGLYSFLSKGAGDTDLYPLIVTGSAVSVIPLIALILVLQRYWRTDLLAGGLKG; encoded by the coding sequence ATGAGCACCCAGACCATCTCTTCCCGCACCGGCGCAAGCCGCCCGACCCGCCCTGCCCGACCCCGGGGTGTTCGCCGCAAAGGCGGCGGACCGGCGACCGCGGTGCTGCTGCTGGGCGCGCTGTACTGCCTGATCCCGGTCGCCTGGGTCGTCATCGCCTCCTCCAAGGCACCCCGGGAGCTGTTCACCACCTTCTCCTTCGCCCCCGGCACCTCCCTGCTGGACAACCTCGCCGCGCTGAGCAGCTACGCCGGCGGTCAGTTCTGGCGGTGGGCGGCCAACAGCCTGCTGTACGCCGGCCTCGGGGCGCTGCTGTCCACCCTGGTCTCGGCCATGGCCGGCTACGGACTGGCCAAGTTCCGCTTCCGCGGCCGTGAGGCCCTCTTCGCCGTCGTCCTGGCCGGGGTGCTGGTGCCCGGCATCGTCGTGGCCGTCCCGCAGTACCTGCTGATGGCCGCCGCCGGGCTGGCCGGCACCTACTGGTCGGTCCTGCTACCGGTGATCATCAACCCCTTCGGCATCTTCCTCGCCCGGGTCTTCTGCGCCGCCTCCCTGCCCGACGAGACGCTGGAAGCCGCGCGCATCGACGGGGCGGGGGAGACGCGGATCTTCACCTCCATCGCGCTGCCGATGATGGTGCAGGGCCTGGTGACCGTCTTCCTGCTGCAGTTCGTCGGCATCTGGAACAACTTCCTGCTGCCCTTCATCATGCTCTCGGACCAGGACCAGTACCCCCTGACCCTGGGCCTGTACTCCTTCTTGTCCAAGGGCGCCGGCGACACCGACCTGTACCCCCTCATCGTCACCGGCTCGGCCGTCTCGGTCATCCCGCTCATCGCCCTCATCCTCGTCCTCCAGCGGTACTGGCGCACCGACCTGCTCGCCGGCGGACTGAAAGGCTGA
- a CDS encoding carbohydrate ABC transporter permease, with product MTVLQHPAPATGSRRSRRGSLPRAVAPWAFVAPAAVFFTLFLLLPIAYALWLSFRGYRVSGGGAFGRRVEGFVGLENYTSALSDPEFLAGLGRVLIYGCISIPLVLGFALLFALLLDTPAVRARSFSRTAIFMPYAVPGVIATLLWGFMYLPSTSPINYIATRLGASPLDFLSTPFLYFSMANIALWSGVGFNMIVIYTSLRSIPTEIYEAARIDGATERQIALRIKVPLVAPALVLTGLFSVIGTFQLYSEPATLRPFTSTISSTWVPLMKIYQEAFDNDNLGGAAAASVVLAVGTLLLSTVVLRFFQRTTFGGER from the coding sequence ATGACCGTCCTGCAGCACCCCGCCCCCGCAACGGGCTCGCGGCGATCGCGCCGAGGCTCGCTACCGCGCGCGGTCGCGCCGTGGGCGTTCGTCGCACCGGCCGCGGTCTTCTTCACGCTGTTCCTGCTGCTGCCCATCGCGTACGCGCTGTGGCTGAGCTTCCGCGGCTACCGCGTCAGCGGCGGCGGTGCCTTCGGGCGCCGGGTGGAGGGGTTCGTCGGGCTGGAGAACTACACCAGCGCCCTGAGTGACCCCGAGTTCCTCGCCGGCCTGGGCCGGGTCCTGATCTACGGGTGCATCTCGATCCCGCTGGTGCTGGGCTTCGCCCTGCTCTTCGCCCTGCTGCTGGACACTCCCGCGGTGCGCGCTCGCAGCTTCTCCCGCACCGCCATCTTCATGCCCTACGCGGTGCCCGGCGTCATCGCCACCTTGCTGTGGGGGTTCATGTACCTGCCCAGCACCAGCCCCATCAACTACATCGCCACCCGGCTCGGCGCCAGCCCGCTGGACTTCCTGTCCACCCCCTTCCTCTACTTCTCCATGGCCAACATCGCCCTGTGGTCCGGGGTGGGCTTCAACATGATCGTCATCTACACCTCCCTGCGCTCCATCCCCACCGAGATCTACGAAGCCGCCCGCATCGACGGCGCCACCGAACGCCAGATCGCCCTGCGCATCAAGGTGCCCCTGGTCGCCCCGGCCCTGGTGCTGACCGGGCTGTTCTCCGTCATCGGGACCTTCCAGCTCTACAGCGAACCGGCCACCCTGCGGCCCTTCACCTCCACGATCTCCTCCACGTGGGTGCCGCTGATGAAGATCTACCAAGAGGCCTTCGACAACGACAACCTCGGTGGCGCGGCCGCGGCCTCGGTGGTCCTGGCCGTGGGCACCCTGCTGCTGTCCACCGTCGTCCTGCGCTTCTTCCAGCGCACCACCTTCGGAGGCGAGCGATGA
- a CDS encoding TetR family transcriptional regulator has protein sequence MLIAKEMFAAHGYWGTSLTAVARAADLSSTGVTHHFPSKDMLMMAVLDHASSSLLPAVDAGSTGLRASMSELARRACADPSSARLVLMLEAEACSADHPAHRWFQHWRRTLRSSARQWALADPTLRLNQTEAEVLGLQVVATCEGLLLHWLADGDFDVVQAVDAAVATLAAGARVCDTSSV, from the coding sequence GTGCTGATCGCCAAGGAGATGTTCGCCGCTCACGGGTACTGGGGGACGTCGCTGACGGCAGTAGCCAGGGCCGCCGATCTCAGCTCGACCGGGGTTACACACCACTTCCCGTCCAAAGACATGCTGATGATGGCGGTGCTGGATCATGCCAGCTCGAGCCTCCTGCCTGCTGTGGACGCCGGCTCGACAGGGCTGCGTGCGTCGATGAGCGAACTGGCTCGCCGAGCGTGTGCTGACCCTTCTTCGGCGCGTCTTGTGCTGATGCTCGAAGCTGAAGCTTGCTCTGCCGACCACCCGGCGCACCGGTGGTTCCAGCATTGGCGGCGCACCCTGCGCAGCTCGGCGCGGCAGTGGGCTCTAGCAGACCCGACTTTGAGACTGAACCAGACCGAGGCTGAGGTGCTGGGGCTACAGGTCGTCGCCACCTGCGAAGGCCTGTTACTGCACTGGCTCGCCGACGGGGACTTCGACGTGGTTCAGGCAGTGGACGCTGCCGTCGCGACGCTAGCGGCGGGTGCGAGGGTGTGCGACACGAGCAGCGTTTGA
- the yicI gene encoding alpha-xylosidase: MKFTDGYWLTRTGLDVQYAAQAYDLRVEAGEHGDQLVVHAPTKVIDHRGDTLNRALLTVVFDSPAEGVIRTRIVHHAGSARPGPRFDLHPAAASTDATSAASSAAASARNTSTPAVMPSVQAGVDDDGGWLRTGDLEVWVERGAPWSVQYRDARGILTRSLPKSVGIVRDQAGRHFVHEQLALSVGETVHGLGERFGPVVRNGQSVDIWNADGGTSSEQAYKNVPFYLSDRGYGVFVDDPGAVSFEVASEVVSRTQFSVEGHELTYHVIAGPTPLEVLRRYTGLTGRPPRIPEWSFGLWLSTSFTTDYDEATVTSFIEGMAERDLPLSVFHFDCFWMREFHWTDFEWDPRTFPDPQGMLARLHERDLKVCVWINPYIAQQSAAFAEAAAQGYLLRRRDGSVWQTDLWQAGMGIVDFTNPAARAWFAGHLQRLQAMGVDAFKTDFGERIPVDDVVWFDGSDPQRMHNHYAQQYNACVFEALRTHRGEGEAVVFARSATAGGQQFPVHWGGDCYSTFEAMAETLRGGLSLAASGFAFWSHDIGGFEGNPDPAVFKRWLAFGLLSSHSRLHGSSSYRVPWAFDEEAVDVARRFTRLKMRLMPYLAQLAREAHETGAPVLRPMFLEFPHDRAVAHLDTQYMLGPSLLVAPVFTADGTVEYYVPAGRWQHLLTGEVVEGPGWRTERHGFDSLPLLVRPGTVLPVGARFDRPDYDYTDGLVLHCYDLPEASETVLHIPTAGAGDSLTIRVQRDGDQLTASTGDGEPLLGPSPRVIMDLPVNL; this comes from the coding sequence GTGAAGTTCACCGACGGCTACTGGCTGACCCGCACCGGTCTCGACGTGCAGTACGCCGCCCAGGCCTACGACCTGCGCGTCGAAGCTGGCGAGCACGGCGACCAGCTGGTGGTGCATGCCCCCACCAAGGTCATCGACCATCGCGGCGATACCCTCAACCGGGCCCTGCTCACCGTGGTCTTCGACAGCCCTGCTGAAGGCGTCATCCGCACCCGCATCGTGCACCACGCCGGCTCGGCACGGCCCGGCCCCCGATTTGACCTGCACCCCGCAGCTGCCTCGACCGACGCGACCTCAGCGGCCAGCTCAGCCGCCGCATCGGCGCGCAACACGTCCACGCCTGCGGTGATGCCTTCGGTGCAGGCCGGCGTCGACGATGACGGCGGCTGGCTGCGCACCGGGGACCTGGAAGTCTGGGTCGAGCGCGGGGCGCCGTGGTCGGTGCAGTACCGCGATGCACGAGGGATCTTGACGCGCAGCCTGCCCAAGAGTGTGGGCATCGTCCGGGATCAGGCCGGCCGCCACTTCGTCCACGAGCAGCTGGCGCTGTCGGTGGGGGAGACCGTCCACGGGCTGGGGGAGCGTTTCGGCCCGGTCGTGCGCAACGGCCAAAGCGTCGACATCTGGAACGCCGACGGCGGCACCTCCAGCGAGCAGGCATACAAGAACGTGCCCTTCTACCTGTCCGACCGCGGTTACGGCGTCTTCGTCGATGACCCCGGCGCGGTGTCCTTCGAGGTGGCCTCCGAGGTCGTCTCCCGCACCCAGTTCAGCGTCGAGGGTCACGAGCTGACCTACCACGTCATCGCCGGCCCGACTCCGCTGGAGGTGCTGCGCCGCTACACCGGTCTGACCGGGCGGCCCCCGCGCATCCCGGAGTGGTCCTTCGGCCTGTGGCTGTCCACCTCCTTCACCACCGACTACGACGAAGCCACCGTCACCTCCTTCATCGAGGGCATGGCCGAACGCGACCTGCCGCTGAGCGTGTTCCACTTCGACTGCTTCTGGATGCGCGAGTTCCACTGGACCGACTTCGAGTGGGACCCCCGCACCTTCCCCGACCCCCAGGGCATGCTGGCCCGGCTGCACGAGCGCGACCTGAAGGTCTGCGTGTGGATCAACCCCTACATCGCCCAGCAGTCCGCGGCCTTCGCCGAGGCGGCCGCCCAGGGGTACCTGCTGCGCCGCCGCGACGGCAGCGTGTGGCAGACCGACCTGTGGCAGGCCGGCATGGGCATCGTCGACTTCACCAACCCCGCCGCCCGCGCCTGGTTCGCCGGGCACCTGCAACGCCTGCAGGCGATGGGTGTGGACGCTTTCAAGACCGACTTCGGTGAGCGCATCCCCGTCGACGACGTCGTCTGGTTCGACGGCTCCGATCCCCAGCGGATGCACAACCACTACGCCCAGCAGTACAACGCCTGCGTCTTCGAGGCCCTGCGCACCCACCGCGGCGAGGGCGAGGCCGTCGTCTTCGCCCGCAGCGCCACCGCCGGCGGCCAGCAGTTCCCCGTGCACTGGGGTGGGGACTGCTACTCCACCTTCGAGGCGATGGCCGAGACCCTGCGCGGCGGGCTGTCCCTGGCCGCCAGCGGGTTCGCCTTCTGGAGCCACGACATCGGCGGTTTCGAGGGCAACCCCGACCCGGCGGTCTTCAAGCGGTGGCTGGCCTTCGGGTTGCTGTCCAGCCACAGCCGCTTGCACGGGTCCAGCTCCTACCGGGTGCCGTGGGCCTTCGACGAGGAGGCCGTGGACGTCGCCCGCCGCTTCACCCGGCTGAAGATGCGGTTGATGCCGTACCTGGCGCAGCTGGCCCGCGAGGCCCACGAGACCGGCGCACCGGTCCTGCGGCCGATGTTCCTGGAGTTCCCGCACGACCGGGCCGTGGCCCACCTGGACACCCAGTACATGCTGGGGCCCTCCCTGCTGGTCGCGCCCGTCTTCACCGCCGACGGCACGGTCGAGTACTACGTCCCGGCTGGGCGCTGGCAGCACCTGCTGACCGGCGAGGTCGTCGAAGGACCGGGCTGGCGCACCGAACGGCACGGGTTCGACTCCCTGCCCCTGCTGGTGCGGCCCGGCACGGTGCTGCCCGTCGGGGCCCGGTTCGACCGGCCCGACTACGACTACACCGACGGCCTGGTGCTGCACTGCTACGACCTGCCCGAAGCATCGGAGACGGTGCTGCACATCCCCACCGCGGGGGCCGGTGACAGCCTGACCATCCGAGTCCAGCGAGACGGGGACCAGCTGACGGCGAGTACCGGTGACGGGGAACCCCTCCTGGGGCCGTCGCCACGAGTCATCATGGATCTACCCGTCAACTTGTGA